GAGGCCCCCCGCAGGAATTCGCCGCCATCTCCTTCATTCAGACCGGGCTGCGCCTTCCGCTGGCAGCCCGGCGGAAGGGCCCATCTTCATGCGTTCCGGCGTTCCCTCCATTTTTATATTGAAATATAAAACTGATGTTTTATTTTTCCTAAAACTCTCTTTTGTCAGTTCTTTCTTTCGGGGATGTGGTCTTTTTCCATACTGGCAACAATGTTCTTCCGGACAAATCCTGCCCCCCCTGTTCAACCATTCACCTGTTTAATTCATAATTCCAACGATGAACCGCCATGCCGTCACCGCATTGATGCTTGCGGCCTGTTCCCTGCCTGCTTCCGCGGCCCAGCCGCAGAAGCAGGCTCCGGACCAGCGCCCCAATATCCTGGTTATTGTTACTGATGACCACTCCTACCAGACTCTGGGAACCTGTGACAAGGATTCTCCCATGCCCTATCCGAACTTCCGCAAGCTGGCGGACGAAGGCATGGTCTTTGACCGGAGCTACTGCGCCAACTCCCTGTGCGGACCGTCGCGCGCCTGCATTTACACAGGGCGCCATTCCCACATGAACGGCTATCTGTTCAATGAACACGCGGCTCCCTTTGACGGCTCCCAGCCCACCTTCCCGAAAATGCTCCAGAAGGCCGGCTACCAGACCGCCATTGTCGGCAAGTGGCACCTGGAAGCCATCCCGCCGGGCGCCAAGGGAGACACCTCCAAGTATGAGTCCAACCCAACCGGGTTCGACTACTGGGAAATCTTCCCCGGCCAGGGCAACTACTTCAACCCGGACTTCATCACCCCCGGCAAGGACGGAAAGCGCGTGGTGAAAACGGAACCCGGCTATGCCACGGAGCTGGTCACGCAGAAAAGCCTCAAATGGCTTGACCAGCGGGACAAGGACAAGCCCTTCATGCTCGTTGTGGGCCACAAGGCTCCGCACCGCTGCTGGTGCCCCTCTATCCAGAACCTGGGCCGAGCCAAGCAGTATGCGGACTCCATTGACCCGCCCGCCAACCTGGAAGACGACTTTGCAGACCGCCCGGAATTCCTGAAAATGACGGAACAGACCCTGCTCAACCATTTCAACGTCTGGTCTGACGAACACCTGATCAAGGACGTGGTGCCGGAAGACATCCAGAAAATGCTCTCCTGCCCGGAATCCAAGACCCTGCATACCCAGTACGACTGGGAAATGCCGGAATGGGTGCGCATGGACCCGCAGCAGAAGGAAGCCTGGTACAATTACCACAAGGCCCGCACCGTCCAGCTCGTGAAGGATATTAAAAGCGGAAAAATCAAGACCCAGCGCGACATCCTGCTGCGCCGCTGGCGCCATTACATGGAGGACTACCTGGGCACCGTGCTTTCCGTGGACGAAAGCATCGGCCAGATCATGGATTACCTGAAGCAGAACGGACTGGATAAGAATACGCTGGTCCTCTACTGCGGAGACCAGGGCTTCTACATGGGCGAACACGGCCTGTACGACAAGCGCTGGATTTTTGAGGAATCCTTCCGCATGCCCCTTATCATGAAATGGCCCGGCCATATCAAGCCCGGCGTGCGTTCCGCCGCCATGGTGCAGGAGCTGGATTACGCCCCCACCTTCTGTGAAGTGGCCGGTGCGACCACTCCGGAAAACATGAACACCTTCCAGGGCCGCAGCCTCGCCCCGCTGTTCAAGACCGGGGAACACCAGGACTTCAGGGACCGTCCCCTCTATTACGCCTTCTATGAAAACCCGGGCGAGCACAATGCCCCTCGGCACGACGGCCTGCGGACGGACCGCTACACGCTGTCCTACCTCTGGACCAGTGACGAATGGATGCTCTTTGACAACGAGAAGGATCCGGCCCAGATGCACAACGTTATCAACAAGCCGGAATATGCGGAAACCGTGAAGGAGCTGAAGGAACTGTACGGCAAGCTCCGCAAGGACTGCCAGGTGCCGGAAGGCTTCCCGGGAGCCACGGGCAAGCTGGCCGTCAAGCCGCAGTGGGACTGCGCACCCGCCAAAGACTGAGAACTTCCACGCCCCGGTTCCTTTTGAAAGAACGCTTTCCGGGTCCAACCCGGACGGCGGCGGAACGGAATCCGTACATCCTCCCAAACAACAACCATCACCAAACATCATCACATGAAAGCATTAATGCTAGCGGCCGCGTTCCTGGGCTCCCTCTGCTGGGCCGGAACCAATCCCTACAACATCATTCCGGAACCCGTCAAAGTGACGGCGGCCTCCGGCACCACCAAAAACCTCAAAATCCTGAACGAACAGAAGGTCGCCGGGCTGGGAAACGAGGGCTACACCATGAAGCTGACGCCCGGCGGCGTGGAGCTCCGCTACAGCACGCCCAACGGGAAAGCCATGGCCATGGCTACCCTTCTCCAGCTTCAGGACCAGCTCTCGGACACGCCGGAGGGCCTCCCCTGCGGCAGCATCCAGGACTCCCCGGACTTTGGCTGGCGCGGCATGATGGTGGACGTGGGCCGCTACCACTACCCGATGAAGGAGCTCTACAACTTCGTGGACGCCATGCACTACTACAAGTACAACGTCCTGCACCTCCACCTGACGGAAGACCAGGGCTGGCGCCTCCCCGTGCCGGGCTACGACAAGCTCCGCACGATTGGAGCGGTCCGCCCTTCCGCTCCGGAAGGCCAGAACAACTCCCTGCTGGCCAATGAAGGCATGTACTCCAAGAAGGAACTCCAGGACCTGGTGGCCTACTGCAAGGCGCGCGGCATCCAGGTGCTGCCGGAAGTGGAAATGCCGGGCCACAACATGGCCCTGGCCGCATCCTACCCCGAATTCTGCTGCAACACCAAGCGGGCCCAGGTATGGACGCACGGCGGCGTTTCCTCCAAGCTGATCTGCCCGCAGAAACCGGGCACCAAGAAATTCCTCAAGGACACCTTTGACACCGTCAACCAGATATTCCCCTTCTCGTACGTCCACATCGGCGGGGACGAATGCCCCATGGGCGACTGGAAGAAGTGCCCGGACTGCCAGGCCGCGCGCGCCAAGAAGGGCCAGGGGGACGACGTGGAAGCCCAGATGAGCGACTTCACGAAGAGCCTTGGAGCCATGCTTGCCAAGAACAAGAAAAAGCCCATCCTGTGGTACGACATCAACAAAGGCTACTACCACAAGGGGGAAACCGTCATGTCCTGGCTGCCGGGAGAATTCCCCCGCTGCATTGACAAGACGAAGGAACAGGGCATCGACCTCATCGTCACTCCCCAGTACAAGTACTACCTGGCCCGCACCCAGATGAAATTCCCGGCGGACGACGTGCGCGCCCGGCCCGGCGGCGGCCCCATCCTGCTGAAAGACTGCTACAACTTCGACCCCCGCAACGGGCGTGACAAGAACGACGTCAAGCACATCAAGGGCATCAACCTCTGCATGTGGGCGGAATGGATTCCCTCCGGGGAACTGCTGATGTACATGACCTATCCGCGCGCCATGGCGGTCTCTGAAACCGCTTGGGGCAGCCATAAGGACCGCCCCAGCCTGGAAGACTTTGAAAAGAAGATGGAAACCCATAAGAAGCGCTTCCAGAAGCGCTTCGGCTACACCCTGGAACGCACGGTGGAAAACAAACCCTACCGGGAATCCTCCATCACCCAGGAAGAAATAGACCGCATCAACGCGAACTATAAGAAGGGCCAGCAGGACGCGGGCAAATAACCTTTTCCAGCCTCTCGCCACCATCTGATTCCTTCAAGGCCGGGGACGCGCGCAGCCGCAGGTCCCCGGCCTTCTTTTCCCGCTTGACCGGAGGGCCCTCTTCCCTTCTAATCGTTCCGCCATGTTACACCTTTACGATACCCGCACCAGAACGGCACAGGACATTTCCCCCATGGACGGAAAAACGCTGCGTTTCTACTGCTGCGGACCCACGGTGTACGGCCCCGCCCACATCGGCAACTTCCGGACCTTCGTGATGCAGGATATTTTCCGCCGCGTTCTGGAGCTGGGCGGAACCCCCACCATGCACGTCCGCAACCTGACGGACGTGGATGACAAGACCATCCGGGATTCCCAAAAAGCCGGAGTATCCCTGGCGGAATTCACCGCCGGCTGGGCGGACCTGTTCCACCGGGACTGCACCGCCCTCAACTGCCTTCCACCCCACGTGGAACCCTCCGCCGTAGGCCACATTCCCGAACAGATACGGATGGTCCAGGCTCTGGTGGAAAAAGGCCATGCCTATGTCTCTGAAGACGGTTCCGTGTACTTCAGGATCTCCTCCTTCCCGGAATACGGAAAGCTTTCCCACCTGGATGAACGGGAACTGGATCTGGGCAAAACCGCCAATGCCCGGTCCAACGCGGATGAATATGAAAAGGACTCCGTGGCGGACTTCGTCCTGTGGAAAAGCCGCCGCCCTGAAGACGGGGACAATTTCTGGCCCTCCCCCTGGGGGGAAGGCCGCCCCGGCTGGCACCTGGAATGCTCCGCCATGATCCACAAATACTTCGGCAATGACTTCGATCTCCACTCCGGCGGCGTGGACCTGGTGTTCCCGCACCATGAAAACGAGGTTGCCCAGTCCCGCTGCGCCTGCGGCGGCGGTTTTGCGCGCCTGTGGTTCCATATCACGCACCTGCTGGTGGACGGCGGCAAGATGTCCAAATCCCTGGGCAACATGTACACCCTGGCGGACCTGGATAAATTGGGCCACAAGCCGTCAGCCGTCCGGTACGTGCTGGCAGGGGGCTATTACCGCCGCCCGCTGAACTTCACCCTTTCCTCCCTGGAGGACGCCAAAGCCGCGCTGAACCGCCTGTCCAAATTCGACGCGCAGCTCCGGAACGCCTCCGGAACGGACTCCGTTCCGTCCTATGAGGAATTCTGCGCCGCCCCCCCGGAACCGGGCATCTTCCAGCCGGCCTGGGACAGCCTGAATGATGACCTGAACACTCCGGAAGCCCTGGGCCACGTCTTCAGCGCCATCAGGAAGGCGGATGTTCCCTCCCTGACTCCGGAGGAAGCGCGCCGCATGCGGAACGCCTTCCACTTCATTCTGGCCGCTTTCGGCATTCTTCTGCCGGAAGAGGAACAGGCGGAAGCGCCGGAGAACGTGCGCACCCTGGCGGAACAGCGCTGGCAGGCCAGGCAGAACCGGGACTGGGCGGAAGCCGACCGCCTGCGGGCGGAAGTAACGGCGCTGGGCTGGACCATCAAGGACCGCAAGGACGGATACGACCTGGCGCGCAACTGAACGGCATGGACGCTTTCTCCCCTATCCCCAACCACACGGGCTTCACGGCCAGGAGCCTGTTCACGGATGCGCAGGGAACCCTGAAGGACGGAGCCTTCGCCAACATGGAACCCGGAGGCGGCGGCCCTCTTTCCCCGCACCGCCACGCCCACGCCCATTTATTCATTGTCACCCGCGGAACGGTCGTTATCCTGCTTGACGAAGAGGAAAAAACGGTCCGTGAGCATGAATCCCTGCTCGTGCCCGGCGGCGGCCGTCATGCCGTCTGGAACAGGAGCGCGGAACCGGCGGAAATCGTAGGCCTTACGCTGGAAGCCGCCCGCGCCCCCCAACTACCTACAACCCGATGAACTCCCGCCAACGCACGCTGGGCCATGCCGCCGCCCTGATGACCATCCTGATCTGGGGGACCACCTTCGTGTCCACCAAGGTGCTTCTCCGGGACTTTACCCCCGTCACGGTGCTCTTCACCCGCTTCGTGATCGGGTACGCTTTCCTCTGGTGCCTGAAGCCGCGCCTGCTTCCGCTCTCCGGCTGGAAAAAGGAACTCCTGTTCGCGGGAGCGGGCCTCACCGGCGTCACCCTGTACTTCCTGCTGGAAAACATCGCCCTGACGTACACCTTCGCCTCCAATGTGGGCATCATCGTGGCCGTGGTGCCTTTCTTCACGGCTCTTCTGGCCCACTTCCTGCTGAAAGGGGAGGGCTTCTCCCGCCGCTTCTTCCTGGGCTTCGCCGCCGCCTTCACAGGCATCTTCCTCATCATGGCGAACGGCGCCTTCGTGCTGGAACTGAACCCGGCGGGGGACGTGCTGGCTCTGGGCGCGGCCTTCGTCTGGGCGGTCTATTCCATCCTGATGAAAAAAATCGGCGTCAACACGTCCAACATGATCATCTGCACGCGCCGCATCTTCTTTTACGGCATCGTGCTGATGATTCCGGCCCTGTTCGTCCTTCCGGTGAACATGGACTGGCATCTGATGGTGAAGCCCGTCAACGCCCTCAATCTGCTGTACCTGGGCCTGTTTGCCTCCGCCCTGTGCTTCCTCTCCTGGAACCGCGTGGTGGAAATCCTGGGAGCCGTCAAATCCAGCGTGTACATTTACATGGTTCCGGTCGTGGCCGTAGTGGCCTCCGCCATCATCCTGGGGGAACGCCTGACCTGGATATCCCTGACGGGGATTCTCCTGACCCTCTGCGGCGTCACGATTTCCGAGTACAGGAAAAAAACGCGGAAGAGCGTCAGAGAAAAGGGAGAAAAGCCCGTTCTGCAAAAAGGCTGATTCCCCCTGCTTTCCGGAATCATGCTGTTTTTTCCAGGAAGAAAAACGGCTGGCGAATATTCCCGGACGGAATGCCTCCGGCGTTGCAACGCTTTCCGCCCCCAGAGGATGGCTGTTAGCGGATTAGATATCCGCAGACAACAAAATTTTTTGAAAAAAAACGAGTTTCACCGCGGGCAAAGGGGAATAATCAGAAATACGTTCAAGATGCAATGAAGTTCCGTATTCATGAATCATTGAGGATGTGTTCCATCATTCACTTCCATTTTCCCTTCTCCGTTACCGGATATCTAATCCGCTAGTATGGCGCGCATGAAAAAGCTCCTTTCCATCCCAGCTTTTTTACTGTGCATTTCCGGGGTACAGGCGGCAACGACATTGTATGAAACCCAGTTCCGCCAGACCGCCATCAATGTGGACAGTGACTTTCTGGACGGCGCTTCCGTCTCGCTCACCAATCCTTCCACATCCCTTTCCGGCAATTTGGCCGCGGACCTCCTTGTCCCCAATGTCCAAATGCAGAATAACAACGCCGGATGGACCGTTACCTTTTCCTTCACGGCTACGCAGGACATCATCATCTCTTCCCTGAACCTGGGCTTCCAATTCGTCACCGGTACCGGAACACGGCACGGAAACACAGATTCCAAAACGGGAACCGCTACCGTCACGCTGGCCGCCGGAGATTCCTCTGCCACGGCTGATCTGAGCTTCGAACGCGTCCAGGCCGACAAGAACGGCACGCCGACAGCGGACATCCAGCAAGCCTCCTTCAATACCCCGGTCACGGTCAAGGCGGGAGAAACCTTTACCCTCACCGTGAACGCCAAGGCACCCAACACCGGGGGCACCTTCCTGGGGCTTTCCCAACTGGCCCTCCACGGGGACGCAGTGCCGGAACCGGCCACAGCCTCCCTCGGACTGCTCGGACTGGCCGCCCTGCTCCTGCGCCGCCGCGTATAAGCGGGAGCATCATTTAATCTCTGCTTTATTCCTTTACTAAAACAGGACCGTCCCCCACCGGGAAACGGTCCTGTTTTTTTAAATAAAAATCCGCTCAATTTCCGGAAACGTTTCTTTCCGCCTCTTCTTCAATACGGGCTTCCGTCTCTTCAATCTTTTCTGAAAGATCGGCCCACTGCGTAAAACAGGTTTCCAACTGGCGGTCCGCCTGCTGGAACCGGGTGGTGAGCTCCATGACGGCCTCCGTATCAGCCGCCACCTCCGGACGTTCCAACTGGGAGGCGATCTCCGTCTTTTCCGTTTCCAGACGCGCTATCTCCGCTTCCAACTGTTCCAGTTTTTCCTGGAGGGGACGGAGCAGGCGCGCCTTTTTCTGGCGGATTTCCGCCTCCATGCGCCTGCGCGCCTTGCGGTCCGCCCCGGCTCCCGGGTCAGCCGCTCCGGAGACGGCAGACGCAGCGGAGGAAGCCAGAGCCTGGTCCCGCTCCACCTTCTCCAGATAATCGGAAACGTTGCCTATGTAAACGCGCGGTTTCTCTCCCGGCACGAATTCCAGCACCTTCGTCACAATGGGGTCCAGGAAGCTGCGGTTGTGGGAAACGATGCAGTAGGAACCCGGATATTCGGACAGCGCCTGCTGAAGCACCTGCTGGGACTGGATGTCCAGGTGGTTCGTCGGCTCGTCCAGAATCAGGAAATTGGCCGGATGCAGCAGCATGCACACCAGCGCCACGCGGGAGCGTTCCCCCCCGGAGAGCACGCCCACGCGCTTGTGCAC
This portion of the Akkermansia massiliensis genome encodes:
- a CDS encoding sulfatase, whose product is MNRHAVTALMLAACSLPASAAQPQKQAPDQRPNILVIVTDDHSYQTLGTCDKDSPMPYPNFRKLADEGMVFDRSYCANSLCGPSRACIYTGRHSHMNGYLFNEHAAPFDGSQPTFPKMLQKAGYQTAIVGKWHLEAIPPGAKGDTSKYESNPTGFDYWEIFPGQGNYFNPDFITPGKDGKRVVKTEPGYATELVTQKSLKWLDQRDKDKPFMLVVGHKAPHRCWCPSIQNLGRAKQYADSIDPPANLEDDFADRPEFLKMTEQTLLNHFNVWSDEHLIKDVVPEDIQKMLSCPESKTLHTQYDWEMPEWVRMDPQQKEAWYNYHKARTVQLVKDIKSGKIKTQRDILLRRWRHYMEDYLGTVLSVDESIGQIMDYLKQNGLDKNTLVLYCGDQGFYMGEHGLYDKRWIFEESFRMPLIMKWPGHIKPGVRSAAMVQELDYAPTFCEVAGATTPENMNTFQGRSLAPLFKTGEHQDFRDRPLYYAFYENPGEHNAPRHDGLRTDRYTLSYLWTSDEWMLFDNEKDPAQMHNVINKPEYAETVKELKELYGKLRKDCQVPEGFPGATGKLAVKPQWDCAPAKD
- a CDS encoding DMT family transporter gives rise to the protein MNSRQRTLGHAAALMTILIWGTTFVSTKVLLRDFTPVTVLFTRFVIGYAFLWCLKPRLLPLSGWKKELLFAGAGLTGVTLYFLLENIALTYTFASNVGIIVAVVPFFTALLAHFLLKGEGFSRRFFLGFAAAFTGIFLIMANGAFVLELNPAGDVLALGAAFVWAVYSILMKKIGVNTSNMIICTRRIFFYGIVLMIPALFVLPVNMDWHLMVKPVNALNLLYLGLFASALCFLSWNRVVEILGAVKSSVYIYMVPVVAVVASAIILGERLTWISLTGILLTLCGVTISEYRKKTRKSVREKGEKPVLQKG
- the cysS gene encoding cysteine--tRNA ligase is translated as MLHLYDTRTRTAQDISPMDGKTLRFYCCGPTVYGPAHIGNFRTFVMQDIFRRVLELGGTPTMHVRNLTDVDDKTIRDSQKAGVSLAEFTAGWADLFHRDCTALNCLPPHVEPSAVGHIPEQIRMVQALVEKGHAYVSEDGSVYFRISSFPEYGKLSHLDERELDLGKTANARSNADEYEKDSVADFVLWKSRRPEDGDNFWPSPWGEGRPGWHLECSAMIHKYFGNDFDLHSGGVDLVFPHHENEVAQSRCACGGGFARLWFHITHLLVDGGKMSKSLGNMYTLADLDKLGHKPSAVRYVLAGGYYRRPLNFTLSSLEDAKAALNRLSKFDAQLRNASGTDSVPSYEEFCAAPPEPGIFQPAWDSLNDDLNTPEALGHVFSAIRKADVPSLTPEEARRMRNAFHFILAAFGILLPEEEQAEAPENVRTLAEQRWQARQNRDWAEADRLRAEVTALGWTIKDRKDGYDLARN
- a CDS encoding cupin domain-containing protein; translation: MDAFSPIPNHTGFTARSLFTDAQGTLKDGAFANMEPGGGGPLSPHRHAHAHLFIVTRGTVVILLDEEEKTVREHESLLVPGGGRHAVWNRSAEPAEIVGLTLEAARAPQLPTTR
- a CDS encoding PEP-CTERM sorting domain-containing protein, with translation MKKLLSIPAFLLCISGVQAATTLYETQFRQTAINVDSDFLDGASVSLTNPSTSLSGNLAADLLVPNVQMQNNNAGWTVTFSFTATQDIIISSLNLGFQFVTGTGTRHGNTDSKTGTATVTLAAGDSSATADLSFERVQADKNGTPTADIQQASFNTPVTVKAGETFTLTVNAKAPNTGGTFLGLSQLALHGDAVPEPATASLGLLGLAALLLRRRV
- a CDS encoding beta-N-acetylhexosaminidase gives rise to the protein MKALMLAAAFLGSLCWAGTNPYNIIPEPVKVTAASGTTKNLKILNEQKVAGLGNEGYTMKLTPGGVELRYSTPNGKAMAMATLLQLQDQLSDTPEGLPCGSIQDSPDFGWRGMMVDVGRYHYPMKELYNFVDAMHYYKYNVLHLHLTEDQGWRLPVPGYDKLRTIGAVRPSAPEGQNNSLLANEGMYSKKELQDLVAYCKARGIQVLPEVEMPGHNMALAASYPEFCCNTKRAQVWTHGGVSSKLICPQKPGTKKFLKDTFDTVNQIFPFSYVHIGGDECPMGDWKKCPDCQAARAKKGQGDDVEAQMSDFTKSLGAMLAKNKKKPILWYDINKGYYHKGETVMSWLPGEFPRCIDKTKEQGIDLIVTPQYKYYLARTQMKFPADDVRARPGGGPILLKDCYNFDPRNGRDKNDVKHIKGINLCMWAEWIPSGELLMYMTYPRAMAVSETAWGSHKDRPSLEDFEKKMETHKKRFQKRFGYTLERTVENKPYRESSITQEEIDRINANYKKGQQDAGK